From Magnolia sinica isolate HGM2019 chromosome 13, MsV1, whole genome shotgun sequence, one genomic window encodes:
- the LOC131224275 gene encoding uncharacterized protein LOC131224275 produces MTETGNGPSAPKPPQARRRYNRCCVVTVSVALVLLTLFIIGLILALTVFKAKDPQTTLISAMVSGVAPRVTIPAVSIQLNITLELVLRVDNPNHASFRHGTGKTLIYYCGVEVGDADLAPGRIPAKGSEEVRSRLTVEADKFAADIMKLIGDVMAGEVGIDTRTTVPGRVTFLGIFKRHAVALVECHVAIGFPDLKIRRQDCKHQTKL; encoded by the coding sequence ATGACGGAAACAGGTAACGGACCCAGCGCTCCGAAACCGCCGCAAGCCAGACGCCGTTATAACCGCTGCTGCGTCGTTACGGTGTCAGTCGCTCTCGTCCTCCTCACCCTCTTCATCATCGGTCTCATCCTCGCTCTCACCGTCTTCAAGGCCAAAGATCCCCAAACTACCCTCATCTCCGCCATGGTCTCCGGCGTGGCGCCACGTGTCACGATTCCGGCCGTCAGCATCCAGCTCAACATCACCCTCGAACTCGTCCTCCGCGTCGATAACCCCAACCATGCCAGCTTCCGCCACGGGACCGGGAAGACCTTGATCTATTACTGTGGGGTCGAGGTCGGGGATGCTGACTTGGCGCCGGGTCGGATTCCGGCGAAGGGGTCGGAGGAAGTCAGATCCCGGCTGACGGTGGAGGCGGACAAGTTCGCGGCGGACATTATGAAGTTGATTGGCGATGTGATGGCCGGCGAGGTGGGGATCGACACGCGGACGACGGTGCCGGGCCGAGTCACGTTCTTGGGGATCTTTAAGCGACACGCTGTCGCGCTGGTGGAGTGCCACGTGGCGATCGGGTTCCCCGATCTGAAGATCCGACGGCAGGACTGCAAGCACCAGACGAAGTtgtga